The Dokdonella koreensis DS-123 genome has a segment encoding these proteins:
- the aroA gene encoding 3-phosphoshikimate 1-carboxyvinyltransferase, translating into MKPIDWSSTSAAPLRGELVVPGDKSVSHRAVMLAALADGVSRIDGFLEGEDTRATAAAFARMGVRIETPSPSCRRVHGVGLHGLRAPDGPIDCGNAGTGMRLLAGVLAGQRFDTVLTGDASLSRRPMGRVIEPLARMGASIQAQAGGLPPLHIAGGRALHGALQVLPVASAQVKSAVLLAGLYAEGETEVREVHPTRDYTERMLAAFGWPVAFGEGWARLSGGHRLCAADVRVPADFSSAAFFLVAASLVPGSELLLRAVGLNPRRTGLLTALRLMGADIAEERRREEGEEAVADLRVRHAPLRGIDLPVGLVPDMIDELPVFFIAAAAAAGTTRVTGAAELRVKESDRIATMAVGLAALGVAVEERPDGAIVHGGPIGGGRIDSHGDHRVAMSFAVAGLVAGGAVTIGDCANVATSFPGFVELANGCGFALSTQPD; encoded by the coding sequence ATGAAGCCGATCGATTGGTCCAGCACGTCCGCGGCGCCGCTGCGCGGCGAGCTGGTGGTGCCGGGCGACAAGTCGGTGTCGCATCGGGCGGTCATGCTCGCAGCACTGGCCGACGGCGTCTCGCGCATCGACGGCTTCCTGGAGGGCGAGGACACGCGCGCCACTGCCGCCGCGTTCGCCCGCATGGGCGTGCGGATCGAGACCCCGTCGCCGTCGTGCCGGCGGGTGCACGGCGTGGGCCTGCACGGCCTGCGCGCGCCGGACGGCCCGATCGACTGCGGCAATGCCGGTACCGGCATGCGCCTGCTGGCCGGTGTGCTGGCCGGCCAGCGCTTCGACACCGTGCTGACCGGCGATGCCTCGCTGTCGCGCCGGCCGATGGGACGCGTGATCGAGCCGCTGGCGCGCATGGGCGCATCGATCCAGGCCCAGGCCGGCGGCCTGCCGCCGCTGCACATCGCCGGCGGCCGTGCCCTGCACGGCGCGCTGCAGGTGCTGCCGGTGGCCAGCGCGCAGGTGAAATCGGCCGTGCTGCTGGCCGGGCTCTACGCCGAGGGCGAGACCGAGGTGCGTGAGGTCCACCCGACCCGCGACTACACCGAGCGGATGCTGGCGGCCTTCGGCTGGCCGGTCGCGTTCGGCGAAGGCTGGGCGCGGCTTTCCGGCGGCCATCGCCTGTGCGCGGCCGACGTCCGGGTCCCGGCGGATTTCTCGTCGGCCGCCTTCTTCCTGGTCGCCGCCTCGCTGGTGCCCGGCTCGGAGCTGCTGCTGCGCGCGGTCGGCCTCAATCCGCGGCGGACCGGCCTGCTGACGGCGCTGCGGCTGATGGGCGCGGACATCGCCGAGGAGCGTCGGCGCGAGGAGGGCGAGGAGGCCGTGGCCGACCTGCGCGTGCGCCATGCGCCCTTGCGCGGCATCGACCTGCCGGTCGGGCTGGTGCCGGACATGATCGACGAGCTGCCGGTGTTCTTCATCGCCGCGGCCGCCGCCGCCGGCACCACCCGGGTCACCGGCGCGGCCGAGCTGCGCGTGAAGGAGTCGGACCGCATCGCGACGATGGCGGTCGGCCTGGCGGCGCTGGGCGTGGCAGTGGAGGAGCGCCCCGACGGCGCGATCGTCCACGGCGGGCCGATCGGCGGCGGGCGTATCGACAGCCACGGCGACCACCGCGTGGCGATGAGCTTCGCCGTGGCCGGCCTCGTGGCCGGCGGTGCCGTGACGATCGGCGACTGCGCGAACGTCGCCACCTCGTTCCCGGGCTTCGTCGAGCTGGCCAACGGCTGCGGTTTCGCGCTGTCGACGCAGCCCGACTGA
- a CDS encoding sulfite oxidase heme-binding subunit YedZ: protein MPRRLDRIALSKPFVFAACLLPLAWITWLAVQGGLGPDPVARLEHETGLWALRLLLATLAAAPLRRLTGWHGLIRYRRMLGLFAFFYASVHLAIYLVIDLGGFWSQILAEIAKRPFITVGFLAWLLMIPLAATSTRAMMRRLGRHWQQLHRLVYPLAVLAVLHFLWQVKYGETIAVREPVIYAAVLAVLLAARVPGWLRQAGVRGSGAQQQ, encoded by the coding sequence ATGCCGCGCCGCCTGGACCGGATCGCCCTCAGCAAACCGTTCGTCTTCGCCGCCTGCCTGCTGCCGCTGGCGTGGATCACCTGGCTGGCCGTCCAGGGCGGACTGGGCCCGGACCCGGTCGCGCGGCTGGAGCATGAAACCGGGCTGTGGGCGCTGCGGCTGCTGCTGGCGACGCTCGCCGCCGCGCCGCTGCGACGCCTCACCGGCTGGCACGGGCTGATCCGCTATCGCCGCATGCTCGGCCTGTTCGCATTCTTCTACGCCAGCGTGCACCTGGCGATCTACCTGGTGATCGACCTGGGCGGCTTCTGGTCGCAGATCCTCGCCGAGATCGCCAAGCGGCCGTTCATCACCGTGGGCTTCCTGGCCTGGCTGCTGATGATCCCGCTGGCGGCCACCTCGACCCGCGCGATGATGCGGCGGCTCGGCCGGCACTGGCAGCAGCTGCACCGGCTGGTCTATCCACTGGCGGTGCTGGCGGTGCTGCACTTCCTCTGGCAGGTCAAGTACGGCGAGACGATCGCGGTGCGCGAGCCGGTCATCTATGCCGCCGTCCTGGCCGTGCTGCTGGCCGCGCGCGTGCCTGGCTGGCTGCGCCAGGCCGGAGTGCGCGGCTCAGGTGCCCAGCAGCAGTAG
- the serC gene encoding 3-phosphoserine/phosphohydroxythreonine transaminase yields MSRCFNFSAGPAALPEAVLRQAQAELLEWNGVGASVMEISHRGKDFMALAATAEQDLRDLLAIPDGYKVLFLQGGATQHFAQIPMNIARRDQVADYVLTGAWSEKAAREASPYVTVRVAASAQDGGYTGLPAAGRWRLDPSAAYVHLVSNETIHGVQFDPLPDTGDVPLVADMSSDILSRPIDVARYGLIYAGAQKNIGASGLVVLIVRDDLLARSPADIARIFSYAEHAAQGSLLNTPNTFGWYLAGLVFKWLKAQGGVAAMAARNREKAALLYDAIDASGFYRNTVDPAARSLMNVPFTLPRADLDAAFLRESHAAGLLALKGHKLVGGMRASLYNAVPLEAVQALVGFMRDFASRHG; encoded by the coding sequence GTGAGTCGATGCTTCAATTTCAGCGCCGGTCCGGCCGCCTTGCCGGAGGCGGTGTTGCGCCAGGCGCAGGCCGAGCTGCTCGAATGGAACGGCGTCGGCGCCTCGGTGATGGAGATCAGCCATCGCGGCAAGGACTTCATGGCGCTGGCCGCCACGGCCGAGCAGGACCTGCGCGACCTGCTGGCGATCCCGGACGGCTACAAGGTGCTGTTCCTGCAGGGCGGGGCGACCCAGCATTTCGCGCAGATCCCGATGAACATCGCGCGCCGCGACCAGGTCGCCGACTACGTGCTGACCGGTGCCTGGAGCGAGAAGGCGGCGCGCGAGGCGTCTCCCTACGTCACCGTCCGCGTCGCCGCGAGCGCGCAGGACGGCGGCTACACCGGCCTGCCGGCGGCCGGGCGGTGGCGGCTCGATCCGTCGGCGGCCTACGTCCACCTCGTCAGCAACGAGACGATCCACGGCGTGCAGTTCGACCCACTGCCCGACACCGGCGACGTGCCGCTGGTGGCCGACATGTCCTCGGACATCCTGTCGCGGCCGATCGACGTCGCCCGCTACGGGCTGATCTACGCCGGCGCGCAGAAGAACATCGGCGCCTCCGGCCTGGTCGTCCTGATCGTCCGTGACGACCTGCTGGCGCGCAGCCCGGCCGACATCGCCCGGATCTTCAGCTATGCCGAGCACGCCGCGCAGGGCTCGTTGCTCAATACGCCCAACACCTTCGGCTGGTACCTGGCGGGCCTGGTGTTCAAGTGGCTCAAGGCGCAGGGCGGCGTCGCCGCGATGGCCGCGCGCAACCGCGAGAAGGCGGCCTTGCTGTACGACGCGATCGACGCCTCCGGCTTCTACCGCAATACGGTCGATCCGGCGGCACGCTCGCTGATGAACGTGCCGTTCACGCTGCCGCGCGCCGACCTCGATGCGGCCTTCCTGCGCGAGTCGCACGCGGCGGGCCTGCTCGCCCTCAAGGGGCACAAGCTGGTCGGCGGCATGCGCGCCTCGCTCTACAACGCCGTGCCGCTCGAAGCGGTGCAGGCCCTGGTCGGCTTCATGCGCGATTTCGCCAGCCGCCACGGTTGA
- a CDS encoding universal stress protein, translating into MFKKILVPTDGSALSHKAIAGAVELATALGAGLVGYCGAEAYALSFAEYTLVDPEQFRAQALAGAQRHANAVARAAAAAGVPCETAAAPCDTVWSGIIEAATAHGCDLILMASHGRRGLSAALLGSETQKVLTHSTIPVLVYR; encoded by the coding sequence ATGTTCAAGAAGATCCTGGTCCCGACCGACGGCAGCGCGCTGTCGCACAAGGCGATCGCGGGCGCGGTCGAGCTGGCCACCGCGCTCGGCGCCGGCCTCGTCGGCTACTGCGGCGCCGAGGCCTATGCGCTGTCGTTCGCCGAATACACCCTGGTCGATCCGGAGCAGTTCCGTGCCCAGGCGCTCGCGGGCGCGCAACGCCATGCGAATGCCGTCGCCCGCGCCGCGGCGGCGGCCGGCGTGCCGTGCGAGACGGCCGCCGCACCGTGCGACACGGTCTGGTCCGGCATCATCGAGGCGGCGACCGCCCACGGCTGCGACCTGATCCTGATGGCCTCGCACGGCCGGCGCGGCCTGTCCGCCGCCCTGCTCGGCAGCGAGACGCAGAAGGTGCTGACCCACTCGACGATCCCGGTCCTGGTCTACCGCTGA
- the cmk gene encoding (d)CMP kinase, whose amino-acid sequence MTPASPLAAPVLTIDGPSGSGKGTISRLVADALGWHLLDSGALYRAVGYAAGMAGLDLSDTEAVTRCAQITKIAFRDPKDGGETRVVVNGHDATDELRTETAGAAASAIAAIPGVRAALFERQRGFRKAPGLVADGRDMGTVIFPDAPHKVFLTASAAERARRRHKQLKEKGLNVTLASLLHEIEARDARDAARVVAPLKPAPDAVLIDTTGIPVGAVVARVLDLLRPA is encoded by the coding sequence ATGACGCCGGCATCGCCCCTGGCCGCCCCGGTACTGACGATCGACGGTCCTTCCGGCTCCGGCAAGGGCACCATCAGCCGCCTGGTGGCCGATGCGCTGGGCTGGCACCTGCTCGATTCGGGCGCCCTGTACCGGGCGGTCGGCTACGCCGCCGGCATGGCCGGGCTGGACCTGTCCGACACCGAGGCGGTCACGCGCTGCGCGCAGATCACCAAGATCGCGTTCCGCGACCCGAAGGACGGCGGCGAGACACGGGTGGTCGTCAACGGGCACGACGCCACCGACGAGCTGCGCACCGAGACCGCCGGCGCGGCGGCCTCGGCGATCGCCGCGATCCCGGGGGTGCGTGCCGCGCTGTTCGAGCGCCAGCGCGGCTTCCGCAAGGCGCCCGGCCTGGTGGCCGACGGCCGCGACATGGGCACCGTGATCTTTCCGGACGCCCCGCACAAGGTGTTTCTGACCGCCAGTGCGGCCGAGCGCGCGCGCCGCCGGCATAAACAGTTGAAAGAAAAGGGGTTGAACGTTACACTCGCATCCCTTTTGCATGAAATCGAGGCGCGCGACGCGCGCGACGCCGCCCGTGTGGTGGCGCCGCTCAAGCCGGCACCCGATGCCGTACTCATCGACACGACCGGTATTCCGGTCGGTGCGGTGGTGGCGCGGGTGCTGGACTTGTTGCGTCCGGCCTGA
- the pheA gene encoding prephenate dehydratase: protein MSTDDTPQPPLSLPEVRARIDGIDRSIQELIAERARFAHQVGLAKGPLAAAVDYYRPEREAQVLRMVVDRNQGPLSDEVLVHVFREIMSACLAQQEPLKIGFLGPEGTFSQQAVLKHFGRSAHGMPMASIEEVFQEVENGNADFGVVPVENSGQGTIQVTLDMFLTSGLRICGEVELRVHQFLLSRSGRIEDIERIYSHPQSFAQTQAWLRGNLPKAEKIPVSSNAEGARRARNADDAAAIAGESAGHVYGLRKVIMSPIEDNKDNTTRFLVLGRQLFPASGHDRTSVLVFIKDQPGALFNVLSPFARHGISMNRIESRPSHQAKWEYAFFIDLAGHVEDAPMQRALAELDAYAAQIKVLGSYPVAVP from the coding sequence ATGAGCACCGACGACACCCCGCAACCGCCCTTGAGCCTGCCCGAGGTGCGCGCGCGCATCGACGGCATCGACCGCAGCATCCAGGAGCTGATCGCCGAGCGCGCGCGCTTCGCCCATCAGGTCGGGCTGGCCAAGGGCCCGCTCGCCGCCGCGGTGGACTACTACCGGCCCGAGCGCGAGGCGCAGGTGCTGCGCATGGTGGTGGACCGCAACCAGGGACCGCTCAGTGACGAGGTCCTGGTGCACGTGTTCCGCGAGATCATGTCGGCCTGCCTGGCCCAGCAGGAGCCGCTGAAGATCGGCTTCCTCGGGCCGGAAGGCACCTTCAGCCAGCAGGCGGTGCTCAAGCACTTCGGCCGCTCCGCGCACGGCATGCCGATGGCCAGCATCGAGGAGGTGTTCCAGGAGGTCGAGAACGGCAATGCCGATTTCGGCGTCGTGCCGGTCGAGAACTCCGGCCAGGGCACGATCCAGGTCACGCTCGACATGTTCCTGACCTCCGGCCTCAGGATCTGCGGCGAGGTGGAGCTGCGCGTGCACCAGTTCCTGCTTTCGCGCAGCGGCCGCATCGAGGACATCGAGCGGATCTACTCGCACCCGCAGTCCTTCGCCCAGACGCAGGCCTGGCTGCGCGGCAACCTGCCCAAGGCCGAGAAGATCCCGGTGTCGAGCAATGCCGAGGGCGCGCGCCGCGCGCGCAATGCCGACGACGCGGCCGCGATCGCCGGCGAGTCGGCCGGCCACGTGTACGGCCTGCGCAAGGTCATCATGAGCCCGATCGAGGACAACAAGGACAACACGACGCGGTTCCTGGTGCTCGGCCGGCAGCTGTTCCCGGCGTCGGGCCACGACCGCACCTCGGTGCTGGTGTTCATCAAGGACCAGCCCGGCGCGCTGTTCAACGTGCTCAGCCCGTTCGCGCGGCACGGCATCAGCATGAACCGCATCGAGTCGCGGCCCTCGCACCAGGCCAAGTGGGAGTACGCGTTCTTCATCGACCTGGCCGGCCACGTCGAGGACGCGCCGATGCAGCGCGCCCTGGCCGAGCTCGACGCGTACGCGGCGCAGATCAAGGTGCTCGGCTCCTATCCGGTCGCCGTGCCGTGA
- the rpsA gene encoding 30S ribosomal protein S1, with protein sequence MTESFAELFEQSQSSLAKLRSGAIVSGIVVDIRNDVVVVNAGLKSEGIIPIEQFKNDQGELEISLGDEVKVALDSIENGFGETMLSREKAKRSLVWDELEEAQTANAAITGRISGKVKGGFTVDIKDVRAFLPGSLVDVRPVRDPSYLEGKELEFKIIKLDRKRNNVVVSRRAVVESEFSVEREQLLDRLQEGAVVKGVVKNLTDYGAFVDLGGIDGLLHITDMAWKRVRHPSEVVNVGDELDVRVLKFDRERNRVSLGLKQLGEDPWVAISRRYPTGTRLFGKVSNVTDYGCFVELEPGVEGLVHVSEMDWTNKNVNPGKMVQVGDEVEVMVLDVDEERRRISLGMKQTRANPWEAFAAIHKKNDKVIGTIKSITDFGIFVGLDGGIDGLVHLSDISWQTTGEDLVRNFKKGEEIEAVVLAVDPERERISLGVKQLEQDPFGQFMAAHPRGSIVSGTVREVDARGATIDLGDGVEGYLRANDIAKERVEDATQYLKVGDTVEAKYTGMDRKGRSLQLSIRAKDEEELQQTLEEYQSASGGTTKLGALLKEQLGRSAD encoded by the coding sequence ATGACCGAAAGTTTTGCTGAGCTGTTCGAACAGAGCCAGTCCTCGCTGGCCAAGCTGCGCTCCGGCGCCATCGTTTCCGGCATCGTCGTCGACATCCGCAACGACGTCGTCGTCGTCAACGCGGGCCTGAAGTCCGAAGGCATCATTCCGATCGAGCAGTTCAAGAACGATCAGGGCGAGCTGGAAATCAGCCTCGGCGACGAAGTCAAGGTCGCCCTCGACTCCATCGAGAACGGCTTCGGCGAGACGATGCTCTCGCGCGAGAAGGCCAAGCGCTCGCTGGTGTGGGACGAGCTCGAAGAGGCGCAGACCGCCAATGCCGCCATCACCGGCCGGATCTCCGGCAAGGTCAAGGGTGGCTTCACCGTCGACATCAAGGACGTCCGTGCGTTCCTGCCGGGCTCGCTGGTCGACGTGCGGCCGGTGCGCGACCCGTCCTACCTCGAGGGCAAGGAACTCGAGTTCAAGATCATCAAGCTCGACCGCAAGCGCAACAATGTGGTGGTCTCGCGTCGCGCGGTGGTCGAGAGCGAGTTCAGCGTCGAGCGCGAGCAGCTGCTCGATCGTCTGCAGGAGGGCGCGGTCGTCAAGGGCGTCGTCAAGAACCTCACCGACTACGGTGCGTTCGTCGACCTCGGCGGCATCGACGGCCTGCTGCACATCACCGACATGGCCTGGAAGCGCGTGCGCCATCCGTCCGAAGTCGTCAACGTCGGCGACGAGCTGGACGTGCGCGTGCTCAAGTTCGACCGCGAGCGCAACCGCGTCAGCCTCGGCCTCAAGCAGCTGGGCGAGGATCCGTGGGTCGCGATCTCGCGCCGCTACCCGACCGGTACGCGCCTGTTCGGCAAGGTCAGCAACGTCACCGACTACGGCTGCTTCGTCGAGCTGGAGCCGGGCGTCGAAGGCCTGGTGCACGTCTCGGAAATGGACTGGACCAACAAGAACGTCAACCCGGGCAAGATGGTCCAGGTCGGCGACGAGGTCGAGGTCATGGTCCTGGACGTCGACGAGGAGCGTCGCCGCATCTCGCTCGGCATGAAGCAGACCCGCGCCAACCCGTGGGAAGCCTTCGCCGCGATCCACAAGAAGAACGACAAGGTCATCGGCACGATCAAGTCGATCACCGACTTCGGCATCTTCGTGGGCCTGGACGGCGGCATCGACGGCCTCGTGCACCTGTCCGACATCTCCTGGCAGACCACCGGTGAAGACCTGGTCCGCAACTTCAAGAAGGGCGAGGAGATCGAGGCGGTCGTGCTGGCGGTCGATCCGGAGCGCGAGCGCATCTCGCTCGGCGTCAAGCAGCTCGAGCAGGATCCGTTCGGCCAGTTCATGGCGGCGCATCCGCGCGGCAGCATCGTCAGCGGCACCGTCCGCGAAGTCGATGCACGCGGCGCCACGATCGACCTGGGCGACGGCGTCGAGGGCTACCTGCGCGCCAACGACATCGCCAAGGAGCGTGTCGAGGACGCCACGCAGTACCTCAAGGTCGGCGACACGGTCGAAGCCAAGTACACCGGCATGGACCGCAAGGGCCGCAGCCTGCAGCTTTCGATCCGCGCGAAGGACGAGGAAGAACTGCAGCAGACGCTCGAGGAGTACCAGAGCGCGTCCGGCGGCACGACCAAGCTGGGTGCGTTGCTCAAGGAGCAGCTCGGCCGCTCGGCCGACTGA
- a CDS encoding polyhydroxyalkanoic acid system family protein, with the protein MSRIDIVRPHQRSRQDVQAAVDRLACSLGGQFGVCHRWDGDTLAFERSGVRGRIAVSDHEVRVTAELGLLMGAMKPLIEREIVRYLDEHLA; encoded by the coding sequence ATGAGCCGCATCGACATCGTCCGACCGCATCAGCGCAGCCGCCAGGACGTGCAGGCCGCGGTCGATCGCCTGGCCTGTTCGCTCGGCGGCCAGTTCGGCGTCTGCCATCGCTGGGACGGCGATACGCTCGCGTTCGAACGCAGCGGCGTGCGCGGCCGCATCGCGGTATCGGACCATGAGGTTCGCGTGACGGCCGAGCTCGGCCTGCTGATGGGCGCGATGAAGCCGCTGATCGAGCGCGAGATCGTGCGCTACCTCGACGAACACCTGGCCTGA
- the hisC gene encoding histidinol-phosphate transaminase, with protein sequence MSFDAAHLANRATAALRAYDPGHDLPALRRLHGALLAELGSNENPLGASPRALAAVQAGLAASFRYPDPKGGDLKRALAARLQVDEARIALGNGSHELLMLLAQCFADAATSVVHSQFGFAVFAIATAAAGAQGLRVPALPGDHPSMPYGHDLAAIAAAVRPDTRLVFLANPNNPTGGWFADAELEALLARTPPSALVVVDEAYHEFADAAGPRSALRFADRHPNLVVTRTFSKAYALAGLRVGYLVAHPSVVGVIERLRESFNVNGLALAAAEAALGDEAHLREVRQWTFAERAWLAGELAARGYRVLPSQTNFLLVDLGVDATALEAALFRQAVIVRPMAGYGLAHTLRISVGSRAENARLLAALPSR encoded by the coding sequence GTGAGCTTCGACGCGGCGCACCTGGCCAATCGGGCCACTGCGGCGCTGCGCGCCTACGATCCGGGACACGACCTGCCGGCGCTGCGCCGGCTGCACGGCGCGCTGCTGGCGGAGCTGGGCTCCAACGAGAATCCGCTCGGCGCCAGCCCGCGCGCCCTGGCGGCGGTGCAGGCGGGACTGGCGGCCAGCTTCCGCTACCCGGACCCCAAGGGTGGCGACCTCAAGCGCGCCCTGGCGGCCCGGTTGCAGGTCGACGAGGCGCGCATCGCGCTCGGCAACGGCTCGCACGAGCTGCTGATGCTGCTCGCGCAGTGCTTCGCCGATGCCGCGACCTCGGTGGTCCATTCGCAGTTCGGGTTCGCGGTGTTCGCGATCGCCACCGCCGCCGCCGGCGCGCAGGGCCTGCGCGTGCCGGCCTTGCCCGGCGACCATCCGTCGATGCCCTACGGACACGACCTGGCGGCCATCGCCGCCGCGGTCCGGCCGGACACGCGCCTGGTGTTCCTCGCCAACCCGAACAACCCCACCGGCGGCTGGTTCGCGGACGCCGAGCTGGAGGCGCTGCTGGCGCGGACGCCGCCGTCGGCCCTGGTCGTCGTCGACGAGGCCTATCACGAGTTCGCCGACGCCGCCGGGCCGCGCAGCGCGCTGCGCTTCGCCGACCGCCATCCGAACCTGGTCGTCACGCGCACGTTCTCCAAGGCCTACGCCCTGGCGGGCCTGCGCGTGGGCTACCTGGTCGCGCATCCCAGCGTGGTCGGCGTGATCGAGCGGCTGCGCGAATCGTTCAACGTCAACGGCCTGGCGCTGGCCGCCGCCGAAGCGGCGCTCGGCGACGAGGCGCACCTGCGCGAGGTCCGCCAGTGGACCTTTGCCGAGCGGGCCTGGCTGGCCGGCGAACTGGCGGCGCGCGGCTATCGCGTGCTGCCGTCGCAGACGAATTTCCTGCTGGTCGATCTCGGCGTCGACGCCACCGCGCTGGAGGCCGCGCTGTTCCGGCAGGCGGTGATCGTGCGTCCGATGGCCGGCTACGGGCTTGCGCATACGCTGCGCATCAGCGTCGGCAGCCGCGCCGAGAACGCGCGCCTGCTGGCGGCGCTGCCGTCCCGATGA
- a CDS encoding lipopolysaccharide assembly protein LapA domain-containing protein, with protein sequence MRSGLTVLLIVLFAAFGAVFGALNGDPVTVDLYFTQATLPKGAALLTALVLGWLSGGCLVWFARGRRDRRRARAAAARPQPAAPAGGDDAAVSGGA encoded by the coding sequence ATGCGCTCGGGCCTGACCGTTCTCCTGATCGTGCTGTTCGCCGCGTTCGGCGCCGTGTTCGGCGCGCTCAACGGCGACCCGGTCACCGTGGACCTGTACTTCACGCAGGCGACGCTGCCCAAGGGCGCGGCGTTGCTGACCGCCCTGGTGCTGGGCTGGCTTTCCGGCGGCTGCCTGGTCTGGTTCGCCCGCGGCCGCCGCGACCGGCGCCGTGCACGGGCGGCCGCGGCCCGGCCGCAACCGGCCGCCCCCGCAGGCGGCGACGATGCCGCGGTATCCGGTGGTGCATGA
- the msrP gene encoding protein-methionine-sulfoxide reductase catalytic subunit MsrP translates to MRRPPPPIPGSEITPEAVWLRRREIVKALALAGPALIAGCGRAGDSAAADATGTADLPGRPLTIAQRGAYATDETQTRLHDATHYNNYYEFGTGKDDPAKRSGRFKPEPWSVDIAGHAEVTGRVTLEDLLKPHPLQERIYRMRCVEAWSMVIPWVGIPLGDVLKRFRPTAQAKYVAFTTVERPAEMPGLSYPVLRWPYREGLRIDEAMHPLTLLVVGLYGRTLPNQNGAPLRLVVPWKYGFKGIKSIVRIDFTESEPTTSWNLSAGDEYGFYANVNPDVSHPRWSQATERRIAGDGFNLLGNRVATLPFNGYAEHVASLYAGMDLRAHY, encoded by the coding sequence ATGCGCCGTCCGCCCCCGCCGATCCCTGGTTCGGAAATCACGCCGGAAGCGGTCTGGCTGCGCCGCCGCGAGATCGTCAAGGCGCTGGCCCTGGCCGGCCCCGCGCTGATCGCCGGTTGCGGCCGCGCCGGCGACAGCGCCGCCGCCGATGCCACCGGCACGGCCGACCTGCCCGGCCGGCCGCTCACGATCGCGCAGCGCGGTGCCTACGCCACCGACGAGACGCAGACCCGCCTGCACGACGCCACCCACTACAACAACTACTACGAGTTCGGCACCGGCAAGGACGACCCGGCCAAGCGCTCGGGCCGCTTCAAGCCGGAACCCTGGAGCGTGGACATCGCCGGCCATGCCGAAGTGACCGGGCGCGTCACGCTCGAGGACCTGCTCAAGCCGCATCCGCTGCAGGAACGGATCTACCGGATGCGCTGCGTCGAGGCCTGGTCGATGGTGATTCCCTGGGTCGGCATCCCGCTCGGCGACGTGCTCAAGCGGTTCCGGCCGACGGCCCAGGCCAAGTACGTGGCGTTCACGACGGTGGAACGCCCGGCCGAGATGCCGGGGCTCTCCTATCCGGTGCTGCGCTGGCCGTACCGCGAAGGACTGCGCATCGACGAGGCGATGCATCCGCTGACGCTGCTGGTGGTCGGCCTCTACGGCCGTACGCTGCCCAACCAGAACGGCGCGCCGCTGCGGCTGGTGGTGCCGTGGAAGTACGGCTTCAAGGGCATCAAGTCGATCGTGCGCATCGATTTCACCGAGAGCGAGCCGACCACCTCGTGGAACCTGTCGGCCGGCGACGAGTATGGCTTCTATGCCAACGTCAATCCCGACGTCAGCCACCCGCGCTGGAGCCAGGCCACCGAGCGCCGCATCGCCGGCGACGGCTTCAACCTGCTCGGCAACCGCGTGGCGACGCTGCCGTTCAACGGCTATGCCGAGCACGTCGCGTCGCTGTACGCCGGCATGGACCTGCGGGCCCATTACTGA
- a CDS encoding FHA domain-containing protein: protein MRLSFPNGEHRDVVVTAGAVTLGSAQGNTIVIAADGVLAWHARVTADARGLVLDVLDGAARTHVNARPVREKALLRLGDTVCLDRVAFLVKPDRDTDVDADLTALDDADASGPVARVALRGISGSWFGKSIAINPRLVIGSAPGNDLVIDEAGVEPLHATILLSGQRIVLRSQEPAGAQVNGVPVAAAVLQSGDQVVFGRNRFLVEAPGLPAVDQLSRTPLVPQPVIDGSRLDASDGDTEATRSGLWWLIGGGALIGLALALLLLLGT from the coding sequence ATGCGCCTGAGTTTCCCGAACGGCGAGCACCGCGACGTCGTCGTCACCGCCGGCGCCGTCACGCTCGGAAGTGCGCAAGGCAATACGATCGTGATCGCGGCTGACGGCGTCCTGGCCTGGCATGCCCGCGTCACTGCCGATGCCCGCGGCCTGGTGCTCGACGTGCTCGACGGCGCTGCGCGCACTCACGTCAACGCCCGCCCGGTGCGCGAGAAGGCCCTGCTGCGGCTGGGCGACACCGTCTGTCTCGACCGCGTCGCGTTCCTGGTCAAGCCCGATCGCGATACCGACGTCGACGCCGATCTGACGGCCCTCGACGATGCGGATGCGTCCGGTCCGGTGGCGCGTGTCGCGCTGCGTGGGATCTCCGGCTCGTGGTTCGGCAAGTCGATCGCGATCAACCCGCGGCTGGTGATCGGCTCGGCGCCCGGCAACGACCTGGTCATCGACGAGGCCGGCGTCGAGCCGCTGCACGCGACGATCCTGCTGAGCGGCCAGCGCATCGTGCTGCGCAGCCAGGAGCCGGCCGGTGCACAGGTGAACGGCGTGCCGGTCGCCGCCGCGGTGCTGCAGTCGGGCGACCAGGTCGTCTTCGGCCGCAACCGGTTCCTGGTCGAGGCGCCCGGCCTGCCGGCGGTCGACCAGCTCAGCCGCACGCCGCTGGTGCCGCAGCCGGTGATCGACGGCAGCCGCCTGGATGCGTCCGACGGCGACACGGAAGCCACGCGCAGCGGCCTGTGGTGGCTGATCGGCGGCGGCGCGCTGATCGGCCTGGCGCTGGCCTTGCTACTGCTGCTGGGCACCTGA